In Lampris incognitus isolate fLamInc1 chromosome 20, fLamInc1.hap2, whole genome shotgun sequence, one genomic interval encodes:
- the LOC130130488 gene encoding uncharacterized protein LOC130130488 produces the protein MASGFWLGVFLLLSTWLKLKCLETPNGVFDMACRDRYLKIAIALSFTGDDPHFEAVDDQGVHPITERYAAECGYSIDTFPLPGHIEFRASYFSCHAYNQDDQVFHFKFNLVTTTDKGQVVRYDIDKTCSPSLPWSPKEVTCETNYMEASVRSDMTCPSDTKKVDWNTSLTTAYLSAISDWQVMFQGKGELAPMTLTEAREQGYVFDVTDGRLIFRTPYGQPHSFTTMVGGVTMEVVHPTAFSRQNWIVLIVDLVAACSIDEGYYDGSNLVWETPEVPSPLVFGLSSLENQQINVGVNGQLLEQPVAEERGYHVVMHNGAIRISIPYNAEGTYRKSFVTDNQYQEFFVFHLYFEQLLVDENSVETRLRIYRPIATPLLSHPVLAVNRTVIEERVFTVYLGDFPEDVELLAVKLNGHDFAVPFVNESAYTISRLHQANATHGYTLRVPFDDPVVSMELFNNGVLQFTLNINYTLTVLPEDELYCHLTSVVAQITAVFPPAFQAICSEQGIRFKLDHQPFDYLWEIYIGRDPLTPELAAQLGYMMQNNSETLLLDVPVFSPGYTYEEIGLKAFFATFEILIKHRRTLTVHGSAVKTCRFPTTELIVCSHDGKMTAVADVSLAMPDGVPSRTSLLDPNCGPKDTDYSKALFSCQLNTCGTRVKLGKGHIVYENEIVVGRKLPAASRNDTDK, from the exons ATGGCTTCTGGGTTTTGGCTTGG agTGTTCTTGCTCCTGTCGACATGGTTGAAGTTGAAGTGCCTTGAAACTCCAAATG GAGTATTTGACATGGCGTGCCGGGATCGATACTTGAAGATAGCTATTGCTCTCTCCTTTACTGGGGATGATCCTCACTTTGAGGCTGTTG ATGACCAAGGTGTTCACCCCATCACTGAACGTTATGCAGCAGAATGTGGCTACAGCATCGACACGTTCCCCTTACCGGGCCATATTGAGTTCCGTGCTTCATACTTCTCCTGTCATGCATACAATCAA gatGATCAAGTGTTCCACTTCAAATTTAACCTAGTTACAACCACTGACAAAGGACAGGTGGTTAGATATGATATTGATAAGACCTGTTCTCCTTCACTCCCCTGGTCTCCCAAGGAGGTTACCTGTGAGACCAACTACATGGAA GCGTCTGTGAGGAGTGATATGACCTGTCCATCTGATACCAAGAAGGTTGATTGGAATACCAGCCTTACAACT GCCTATCTCTCGGCCATTTCTGACTGGCAGGTGATGTtccaggggaagggggaactggccCCCATGACCCTCACGGAAGCTCGTGAGCAGGGCTATGTATTTGATGTGACTGATGGAAGACTCATTTTCCGTACCCCGTATGGACAACCTCACTCATTCACCACCATG GTGGGTGGTGTGACCATGGAGGTAGTCCATCCAACAGCCTTCTCTAGACAGAACTGGATAGTCCTCATCGTAGATCTGGTGGCAGCTTGCTCCATTG ATGAAGGTTACTACGATGGCAGCAATCTAGTTTGGGAGACCCCTGAAGTACCATCCCCTCTAGTCTTTGGTCTCTCCAGTTTGGAAAACCAGCAGATCAATGTTGGAGTCAATGGCCAACTCTTGGAGCAGCCAGTTGCAGAGGAAAGGGGATACCATGTGGTTATGCACAATGGTGCAATCCGGATTAGCATCCCTTATAATGCTGAGGGAACCTACAGGAAG AGCTTTGTGACTGACAACCAGTATCAAGAGTTCTTTGTTTTCCATCTGTACTTCGAACAACTCTTGGTGGATGAGAATTCTGTAGAGACCAGGCTTCGCATATACAGACCAATTGCCACACCTCTGCTATCGCATCCTGTGCTTGCTGTAAACC GAACGGTTATTGAGGAACGTGTGTTCACGGTGTACCTTGGCGATTTCCCCGAGGATGTGGAGTTGCTGGCTGTGAAGCTAAATGGACACGACTTTGCTGTGCCGTTTGTAAATGAGAGCGCGTACACAATCTCAAGACTCCATCAGGCCAATGCCACTCATGGCTACACACTCAGGGTGCCATTTGATGACCCTGTTGTCTCAATGGAG ctATTCAACAACGGCGTCCTGCAGTTCACATTGAATATAAACTACACCCTTACTGTTCTGCCTGAAGATGAGCTTTACTGCCACCTAACATCAGTTGTGGCACAGATAACTGCTGTCT TCCCTCCAGCCTTTCAGGCCATCTGTTCTGAGCAAGGCATCCGCTTTAAGCTAGACCACCAGCCTTTTGACTATCTGTGGGAGATTTATATCGGCAGAGACCCCCTCACCCCAGAGCTGGCTGCCCAACTGGGTTACATGATGCAAAACAACAGTGAGACTCTGCTCTTGGATGTGCCAGTATTTTCACCAGGCTACACTTATGAG GAAATTGGTTTGAAAGCTTTCTTTGCTACTTTTGAGATCCTCATCAAGCATCGTAGGACTTTGACAGTCCATGGCTCCGCAGTGAAAACTTGCCGGTTCCCTACTACTGAACTAATTG TGTGTTCCCATGATGGGAAGATGACTGCAGTTGCTGATGTGTCATTGGCCATGCCAGATGGAGTGCCTTCTAGGACCTCCCTCCTGGACCCAAATTGTGGTCCCAAAGATACAGATTACTCCAAAGCTCTGTTCTCATGTCAGTTGAACACTTGTGGAACCAGAGTTAAG CTTGGCAAAGGTCACATTGTCTATGAAAATGAGATTGTCGTCGGCAGGAAACTACCTGCTGCTTCCAGGAATGATACTGACAAGTGA